The DNA segment CGCCTCGCTGGTCGGCGAGCGGCCCCTGCTGGTGCTGGACGAACCCACCGCAGGCATGGACCCGGTGGCGCGGCGTGCGGTATGGGCCGCCGTCGACCGGCGCCGGGCCGAGCAGGGCGCCACCGTGCTGCTGGTCACCCACAACGTCATCGAGGCCGAAACCGTCCTCGACCGGGTCGCCGTGCTCGACCGGGGCCGGGTGATCGCCTGCGACAGCCCGTCCGGACTGAAGGAGCAGGTCGCGGGCGAGGTCCGGGTCGACCTGGTGTGGCGCGAGGCGGCCCCGCTGCACGTGCCGGAGGTCGCCGCACTCCAGGACCGCGCCGTCGAGGCCGGCCGCCGCTGGACGCTGCGGCTCGGACCGGAGGAGGCCCGTACCGTCGTCGCCACCGTCACCGGCGGCGCCGCCTTCGCCGCCCTGGACGACTTCACGCTCACCACGCCCACTCTGGAGGACGTGTACCTGGCACTGGGCGGTGCCGTGCTGCAGGGGCTGGTGAAGGCGTGAGCGGCGGGTCCCTGAGTACACAGGGCGCCGTGTCCGTACGGAACAGGACGACTGCCGGAGTGGATCCGGGCGAACCTCCGAGCGAAGGGGAGCAGCGCGACGTGAGTGGCGTACCCGCCGATGTCCTGCCGGGCGCCATCCTGGCCGGGAAGGAGACCGTGCCCACACCGGCCGTGCTCGGGCCCCGGGCGCGGCTGTGGCCGTCGCTGGCGGCCGTGTACCGGGCCCAGCTCTCCCGGGCGCGGGTGGCGCGGATCCCGCTGCTGTTCGTGGCGACCTTCCAGTCCGTCGGGATCATGGTCCTGATGCGCGGGGTCGTGGACGGCGGCTCCGAGGCGCGGGCGGTGGTGGCCGGGTCGGCCGTCCTGGTCGTCGCCTTCGTGGCGCTCAACCTCCTCGCGCAGTACTTCGGACAGCTGCGCGCCAGCGGCGGACTCGACCACTACGCGACGCTGCCGGTGCCGCCGGCCGCGGTGGTGCTGGGCGCGGCCGGCGCCTACGCCTCGTTCACCGTGCCGGGGACCGTGGTGACGGCGGCCTTCGGGTGCGTGCTGTTCGGACTGCCGATGGCGCATCTGTGGGTGCTGGTCGCGGTGATCCCGCTCTCGGGCGCCGCACTCGCCGGGCTGGGGGCCACCCTGGGACTGCTCGCGCCACGGCCCGAGTTCGCCACGCTGCTCGGCCAGCTGGGCATGTCGGCGGCGCTGCTGCTGGGTGTGCTGCCGGCGGAGCGGCTGCCGGAGGCGGTGCGGGTGGTCCGGGACCTGCTGCCGTCGACGTACGGTGTCGAGGCCCTCGCGCGGACCTTCGCGCCGCATCCCGACTGGACGCTGGTCCTCGGCGACCTCGCCGTGTGCGGGGCGGTC comes from the Streptomyces sp. KMM 9044 genome and includes:
- a CDS encoding ABC transporter ATP-binding protein; this translates as MCAVRGLTKTYPAARGRRGAPAIPEVRATDDVALDVRRGEIFGLLGPNGAGKSTLVRQITGLMRPDRGSVRILGHDIVRHPERAARILAYLGQESTALDELTVSLAVETTARLRGLDGKRACAERDDVLDELGLTPIAARPLKKLSGGQRRLACFAASLVGERPLLVLDEPTAGMDPVARRAVWAAVDRRRAEQGATVLLVTHNVIEAETVLDRVAVLDRGRVIACDSPSGLKEQVAGEVRVDLVWREAAPLHVPEVAALQDRAVEAGRRWTLRLGPEEARTVVATVTGGAAFAALDDFTLTTPTLEDVYLALGGAVLQGLVKA
- a CDS encoding ABC transporter permease encodes the protein MSGVPADVLPGAILAGKETVPTPAVLGPRARLWPSLAAVYRAQLSRARVARIPLLFVATFQSVGIMVLMRGVVDGGSEARAVVAGSAVLVVAFVALNLLAQYFGQLRASGGLDHYATLPVPPAAVVLGAAGAYASFTVPGTVVTAAFGCVLFGLPMAHLWVLVAVIPLSGAALAGLGATLGLLAPRPEFATLLGQLGMSAALLLGVLPAERLPEAVRVVRDLLPSTYGVEALARTFAPHPDWTLVLGDLAVCGAVGVLSLAVATWAYRRAAVR